One genomic segment of Profundibacter amoris includes these proteins:
- a CDS encoding Crp/Fnr family transcriptional regulator — MGWVSQAPDLAGLDAETTSRLNTLTPMDVPKGAILFSPGDSVKGYVVVLSGKVNVSLTGSTGREMLLYAVVPGQSCIQSTLGLLGGDDYTAEAVAESDSRLVLLPRAMFMDLLDSSQTFRALVFTAFAGRMQTMMQLLEKVAFQRVECRLAAYLLAQAGPDDTLDVTQQDLATAVGSAREVISRRLDAWSRRGWVKTGRGTVKIVDKDALKTLADEPM, encoded by the coding sequence ATGGGCTGGGTTTCGCAGGCGCCGGACCTTGCCGGTCTGGATGCCGAAACCACGTCCCGTTTAAACACGTTAACGCCAATGGATGTCCCCAAAGGGGCCATCCTGTTTTCGCCCGGCGATTCCGTTAAGGGCTATGTCGTCGTGCTGTCGGGCAAGGTAAATGTGTCGCTGACCGGATCAACCGGACGTGAAATGCTGCTTTATGCCGTAGTGCCCGGACAATCCTGCATCCAGAGCACCTTGGGCCTGTTGGGCGGTGATGATTACACCGCCGAGGCCGTTGCCGAAAGCGACAGCCGGTTGGTTCTACTGCCCCGCGCGATGTTCATGGATTTGCTGGATTCCTCGCAAACGTTCCGCGCTTTGGTGTTCACCGCCTTTGCCGGAAGGATGCAAACCATGATGCAACTACTTGAAAAGGTTGCATTTCAACGGGTTGAATGCCGCCTTGCCGCTTATCTGTTGGCGCAGGCGGGCCCAGATGATACCCTTGACGTAACCCAGCAGGATCTGGCCACGGCTGTGGGCAGCGCCCGCGAAGTGATTTCACGCAGGCTGGATGCGTGGTCGCGGCGGGGCTGGGTGAAAACAGGGCGCGGGACAGTAAAAATCGTTGATAAAGACGCCCTGAAAACGCTGGCAGACGAACCTATGTGA
- the lpdA gene encoding dihydrolipoyl dehydrogenase — translation MPANAKPQTYDVIVVGAGPGGYVAAIRAAQLGLSVAIVEREHLGGICLNWGCIPTKALLRSSEVYHLMQRAGEFGLSAQKTGFDLKAVVKRSRDVAGQLSSGIGHLMKKNKITVVMGSATLPAKGRVSVKTDKGVQELAAKNIILATGARARELPGLEADGKLVWTYKHALNPPHMPKKLLVIGSGAIGIEFASFYNTLGAETTVVEVMDRVLPVEDAEISKFAKKQFVKQGMKIMEKAMVKKLDRAKGKVTAHIEVGGKVEKQDFDTVISAVGIVGNTEDLGLEALGVKLDRSHVVVDEYCRTGVEGLFAIGDIAAPPWLAHKASHEGVMVAELIAGQKPHPVRPESIAGCTYCTPQVASVGYTEAKAKELGYDIKVGRFPYIGNGKAIALGEAEGMVKTIFDAKTGELLGAHMIGAEVTELIQGYVIGRQLETTEEDLMHTVFPHPTLSEMMHESVLDAYGRVIHM, via the coding sequence ATGCCCGCAAATGCGAAACCCCAAACCTATGATGTGATTGTTGTCGGCGCAGGGCCGGGGGGCTATGTGGCCGCCATTCGGGCGGCGCAACTGGGTCTGAGCGTGGCCATCGTCGAGCGCGAGCATCTGGGCGGTATTTGTCTGAACTGGGGCTGTATCCCCACCAAGGCGCTGCTGCGTTCCAGCGAGGTTTATCACCTGATGCAACGGGCCGGTGAATTCGGGCTGTCGGCACAAAAAACCGGCTTTGATTTGAAGGCGGTGGTGAAACGGTCGCGGGATGTGGCGGGGCAGTTGTCATCCGGCATCGGCCATCTGATGAAAAAGAACAAGATCACCGTGGTGATGGGCAGTGCCACCCTGCCGGCCAAGGGCCGCGTTTCGGTGAAAACCGACAAGGGTGTGCAGGAACTGGCGGCGAAAAACATCATTCTGGCCACCGGCGCGCGGGCGCGGGAATTGCCGGGGCTAGAGGCCGACGGCAAGCTGGTCTGGACCTATAAACACGCATTGAACCCGCCGCATATGCCCAAAAAGCTGTTGGTGATCGGGTCCGGCGCGATTGGCATCGAATTTGCCAGTTTCTACAACACTCTGGGTGCGGAAACGACCGTGGTCGAGGTGATGGACCGCGTGCTGCCGGTCGAGGACGCCGAGATTTCCAAATTCGCCAAAAAGCAGTTTGTGAAACAGGGTATGAAGATCATGGAGAAAGCCATGGTGAAAAAGCTGGATCGGGCCAAGGGCAAGGTGACAGCGCATATCGAGGTTGGCGGCAAGGTTGAGAAGCAGGACTTTGACACGGTAATTTCTGCGGTCGGGATTGTTGGCAATACCGAGGATCTGGGGCTGGAAGCGCTGGGTGTGAAACTGGACCGCAGCCATGTGGTGGTGGACGAATATTGCCGCACCGGTGTGGAGGGTCTGTTTGCGATTGGCGACATCGCCGCGCCGCCTTGGCTGGCGCATAAGGCCAGCCATGAGGGCGTGATGGTGGCAGAACTGATCGCGGGACAAAAACCGCACCCTGTGCGCCCCGAAAGCATCGCCGGTTGCACATATTGCACGCCGCAGGTGGCATCCGTGGGCTATACCGAGGCCAAGGCCAAAGAGCTGGGATATGACATCAAGGTCGGGCGTTTCCCCTATATCGGCAACGGCAAGGCGATTGCTTTGGGCGAGGCCGAGGGGATGGTGAAGACCATATTTGACGCGAAAACCGGCGAATTGCTGGGTGCGCATATGATCGGGGCCGAGGTGACGGAACTGATTCAGGGCTATGTGATCGGGCGGCAGCTGGAGACCACCGAGGAAGACCTGATGCACACGGTATTCCCGCATCCGACCCTATCGGAAATGATGCATGAAAGCGTGCTGGATGCCTATGGGCGTGTGATCCACATGTAG
- the mmsB gene encoding 3-hydroxyisobutyrate dehydrogenase — MKVGFIGLGNMGAPMAQNLAKAGHDVTGFDLQAPCPEGVSKAETAAGAAKGQDVVITMLPNGAILRSVADEIIPAMDKGAVLLDCSTVDVESARAVAEQAEAAGVMAVDAPVSGGVGGASGGTLTFMAGGRQEAFAKVNPLFDVMGQKAVHCGDSGAGQSAKICNNMILGVTMIATCEAFALADKLGLDRQKMFDVVSTSSGYSWTMNAYCPAPGVGPTSPADNDYQPGFAAELMLKDLRLSQQAAEAVDADTPMGHSATDLYAQFVEQEGGKGMDFSAMLPRFEKRHRG, encoded by the coding sequence ATGAAAGTCGGATTTATTGGCCTTGGCAACATGGGCGCCCCGATGGCACAGAATCTGGCCAAGGCGGGCCACGATGTAACGGGGTTCGACCTGCAAGCCCCCTGCCCCGAAGGTGTAAGCAAAGCCGAAACTGCCGCCGGGGCCGCCAAAGGGCAGGACGTGGTGATCACCATGCTGCCAAACGGCGCGATCCTGCGCTCGGTCGCGGATGAAATCATCCCCGCGATGGACAAGGGGGCGGTGCTGCTGGATTGCTCGACCGTCGATGTGGAAAGCGCGCGTGCGGTGGCCGAACAGGCCGAAGCGGCCGGTGTGATGGCAGTGGACGCGCCGGTTTCGGGCGGGGTTGGCGGTGCCTCGGGTGGCACGCTGACCTTTATGGCCGGTGGCAGGCAAGAAGCATTCGCCAAGGTGAACCCGCTGTTTGACGTGATGGGGCAAAAGGCCGTGCATTGCGGCGATTCCGGTGCGGGGCAATCGGCGAAAATCTGTAACAACATGATCCTTGGCGTCACCATGATCGCCACCTGCGAGGCCTTTGCACTGGCCGACAAACTGGGGCTGGACCGGCAGAAAATGTTCGATGTGGTCAGCACTTCATCCGGCTATAGCTGGACCATGAACGCCTATTGCCCCGCCCCCGGTGTTGGCCCGACCTCGCCCGCCGATAATGACTATCAGCCGGGCTTTGCAGCCGAACTGATGCTGAAAGATTTGCGTCTGTCACAACAGGCCGCCGAAGCGGTGGACGCGGACACGCCGATGGGGCATTCTGCAACGGATCTGTATGCACAGTTCGTTGAACAGGAAGGCGGAAAAGGAATGGATTTCAGCGCAATGCTCCCCCGTTTTGAAAAACGCCACCGCGGCTGA
- a CDS encoding DUF924 family protein, whose product MLNPNEVTDFWLSEVGPKGWFLVDEALDAKIRDLFQGAWEEARDGAYADWKLRPATLLAYLILLDQFPRNMFRGSGQAFATDKMARCAAKKAIDSKWDMKVEEPARQFFYLPLMHSECLADQERCVRLMKTRMPESGESNLLHAKAHREVIRRFGRFPYRNEALERRDTAPEVAFLDQGGYGSVIQAVQP is encoded by the coding sequence ATGCTTAACCCCAATGAAGTGACTGATTTCTGGCTGAGCGAGGTCGGGCCGAAAGGTTGGTTCCTTGTGGACGAGGCGTTGGATGCCAAAATCCGCGACCTGTTTCAGGGGGCATGGGAAGAAGCCCGCGATGGCGCCTATGCCGATTGGAAACTGCGCCCCGCGACATTGCTGGCCTACCTGATCCTGCTGGACCAGTTCCCGCGCAATATGTTCCGTGGTTCGGGGCAGGCCTTTGCCACCGACAAAATGGCGCGCTGTGCGGCGAAAAAGGCGATTGATAGCAAATGGGATATGAAGGTTGAGGAACCTGCGCGGCAGTTCTTTTATCTGCCCCTGATGCATTCGGAATGTCTGGCCGATCAGGAACGCTGTGTGCGCCTCATGAAAACGCGGATGCCCGAGAGTGGCGAATCCAATCTGTTGCACGCCAAGGCACATCGCGAGGTGATCCGCCGCTTCGGTCGATTCCCCTATCGCAACGAGGCATTGGAGCGCCGCGATACAGCCCCCGAAGTCGCATTTCTGGATCAGGGTGGCTATGGTTCGGTGATACAAGCAGTTCAGCCCTGA
- a CDS encoding rhodanese-like domain-containing protein, with product MFNLFNRAAGPQLSMTDAIQQVADGEMLLFDVRDANELAQTGKAEGAIHLPLVSFQMKTDPRSPEVLPELDVNKPVGIYCATGARSGMAVRAMQQMGYQTVHNLGGLGNWANAGGKIVRA from the coding sequence ATGTTTAACCTATTCAATCGCGCCGCCGGGCCGCAGCTATCCATGACCGATGCGATTCAGCAGGTGGCTGACGGGGAAATGCTGCTGTTTGATGTGCGCGACGCAAACGAGTTGGCCCAGACAGGCAAGGCCGAAGGGGCGATCCACCTGCCGCTGGTTTCGTTCCAGATGAAAACCGATCCGCGCAGCCCCGAAGTGCTGCCCGAACTGGATGTGAACAAGCCTGTCGGAATTTATTGCGCCACCGGTGCGCGTTCGGGCATGGCTGTGCGGGCGATGCAGCAAATGGGCTATCAGACCGTGCATAATCTGGGTGGTCTGGGAAATTGGGCCAATGCAGGCGGCAAAATCGTTCGCGCCTGA
- the uvrA gene encoding excinuclease ABC subunit UvrA: MAEQKNIEVRGAREHNLKNIDVDIPRYELVVITGLSGSGKSSLAFDTVYAEGQRRYVESLSAYARQFLDMMEKPDVDHISGLSPAISIEQKTTSKNPRSTVGTVTEIYDYLRLLFARVGTPFSPATGKPIEAQQVQDMVDRIMAMEEGTRAYLLAPIVRDRKGEYRKEFIELRKSGFQRIKVDGTFYELDEPPVLDKKFRHDIDVVVDRIVIREGMETRLADSLRTALDLADGIAILETATEEPERHVFSEKFACPVSGFTIPEIEPRLFSFNAPFGACPDCDGLGVELFFDEQLVVPDKTLTLYNGALAPWRKGKSPYFLQTIESIARHYEFDKNTPWKDLPKHIQQVFLYGSGDDLIKFRYDEGGRIYEVSRAFEGVIPNMERRYRETGSNWIREEFERYQNNRPCATCEGYRLRPEALAVKINGLHAGQVVQMSIKEALDWFTDVPNHLSVQKNEIARAILKEIIERLGFLNNVGLDYLTLSRNSGTLSGGESQRIRLASQIGSGLTGVLYVLDEPSIGLHQRDNGRLLQTLKNLRDQGNTVIVVEHDEEAIRSADYVFDIGPGAGVHGGQVVSQGTPDQVANDPASLTGQYLTGVREIAVPKVRRKGNKKKIKVVKATGNNLKAVTAEFPLAKFTCVTGVSGGGKSTLTIETLFKTASMRLNGARQTPAPCETIKGLEHLDKVIDIDQRPIGRTPRSNPATYTGAFTPIRDWFAGLPESKTRGYKPGRFSFNVKGGRCEACKGDGLIKIEMHFLPDVYVQCETCQGKRYNRETLEIRFKGKSIADVLDMTVEEAQGFFQAVPSIREKMDALMRVGLGYIKVGQQATTLSGGEAQRVKLSKELAKRSTGRTLYILDEPTTGLHFEDVRKLLEVLHELVDQGNTVVVIEHNLDVVKTADWIIDIGPEGGDGGGEIVAVGTPEDVAQVEHSYTGQYLKGMLE; the protein is encoded by the coding sequence ATGGCAGAGCAGAAAAACATCGAAGTGCGCGGGGCGCGCGAGCATAATCTGAAGAACATAGACGTGGATATTCCGCGCTATGAACTGGTGGTGATCACCGGTTTGTCGGGGTCGGGCAAGTCGTCTTTGGCGTTTGACACGGTCTATGCCGAGGGGCAGCGCCGGTATGTTGAATCACTGTCGGCCTATGCGCGCCAGTTTCTGGATATGATGGAAAAACCGGATGTGGACCACATTTCCGGCCTGTCGCCCGCGATTTCGATTGAACAGAAAACCACCAGCAAAAACCCCCGTTCGACCGTCGGCACCGTGACCGAGATTTACGACTATCTGCGCCTGTTGTTCGCCCGCGTCGGCACCCCCTTTAGTCCGGCCACCGGCAAACCGATCGAGGCCCAGCAGGTGCAGGATATGGTGGACCGCATCATGGCAATGGAGGAAGGCACCCGCGCCTATCTTCTGGCGCCGATCGTGCGCGACCGCAAAGGTGAATACCGCAAGGAATTCATCGAGTTACGAAAATCCGGCTTTCAACGTATCAAGGTGGATGGCACATTCTACGAGCTGGACGAACCACCCGTGCTGGACAAGAAATTCCGCCATGACATCGACGTGGTTGTGGACCGCATCGTAATCCGCGAGGGCATGGAAACCCGGCTAGCGGACAGTCTGCGCACCGCGCTTGATCTGGCTGATGGTATCGCCATTCTGGAAACCGCCACCGAGGAGCCCGAGCGCCATGTTTTCAGCGAAAAATTCGCCTGTCCGGTGTCCGGCTTCACCATTCCGGAAATCGAACCGCGGCTGTTTTCTTTCAACGCCCCCTTCGGTGCCTGCCCCGATTGTGACGGGCTGGGGGTCGAGCTGTTTTTTGACGAACAGCTTGTGGTGCCGGACAAAACCCTGACGCTCTATAACGGCGCGCTGGCCCCGTGGCGCAAAGGCAAATCGCCCTATTTCCTGCAAACCATCGAATCCATCGCCCGCCATTACGAATTCGACAAAAACACCCCGTGGAAGGATTTGCCCAAACATATCCAGCAGGTGTTCCTTTATGGTTCGGGCGATGATCTGATCAAATTCCGCTATGACGAAGGCGGGCGGATTTACGAGGTTAGCCGCGCATTCGAAGGTGTGATCCCGAATATGGAACGCCGCTATCGGGAAACCGGCAGCAACTGGATTCGCGAGGAATTCGAGCGATACCAGAACAACCGCCCTTGCGCGACATGCGAGGGGTACCGCCTGCGTCCCGAGGCATTAGCGGTTAAAATCAACGGCTTGCACGCGGGGCAGGTGGTGCAGATGTCGATCAAAGAGGCGCTGGACTGGTTCACCGACGTGCCCAACCACCTGTCGGTGCAAAAGAATGAAATCGCCCGCGCCATTCTGAAAGAGATCATCGAGCGGCTGGGGTTCCTGAACAATGTCGGGCTGGATTACCTGACCCTTAGCCGCAATTCCGGCACCCTATCGGGGGGCGAAAGCCAGCGGATCCGGCTGGCCAGCCAGATCGGTTCGGGCCTGACGGGGGTTTTGTATGTGCTGGACGAACCATCCATCGGGTTGCACCAGCGCGACAATGGCCGCCTGTTGCAGACCCTGAAAAACCTGCGCGATCAGGGCAATACGGTGATCGTGGTGGAACACGACGAAGAGGCGATCCGCTCTGCCGATTATGTGTTCGACATCGGTCCCGGCGCCGGTGTGCATGGCGGGCAGGTCGTATCGCAAGGCACGCCTGATCAGGTGGCCAATGATCCGGCCTCGCTGACCGGTCAATACCTGACCGGCGTGCGCGAAATCGCGGTGCCAAAGGTGCGGCGCAAGGGGAACAAGAAGAAAATCAAGGTGGTCAAGGCGACCGGCAATAATCTGAAAGCCGTAACCGCCGAATTTCCGCTGGCGAAATTCACCTGTGTGACCGGCGTATCGGGCGGCGGCAAATCCACCCTGACCATCGAAACCCTGTTCAAAACTGCCTCGATGCGCCTGAACGGTGCCCGCCAAACGCCCGCGCCTTGTGAAACCATCAAGGGGCTGGAGCATCTGGACAAGGTGATCGACATCGACCAGCGACCGATCGGCCGCACGCCGCGTTCAAACCCCGCCACCTATACCGGCGCCTTCACCCCGATCCGCGACTGGTTCGCCGGCCTGCCGGAATCCAAAACCCGCGGCTATAAACCGGGTCGGTTTTCCTTCAACGTCAAGGGCGGGCGTTGCGAGGCCTGCAAGGGCGACGGGCTGATCAAGATCGAGATGCACTTTCTGCCCGATGTTTATGTGCAATGCGAAACCTGTCAGGGCAAACGCTATAACCGCGAAACGCTGGAAATCCGCTTCAAGGGCAAAAGCATTGCCGATGTGCTGGATATGACGGTCGAGGAAGCGCAGGGGTTTTTCCAGGCCGTGCCCAGCATCCGCGAAAAGATGGACGCGCTGATGCGGGTGGGTCTTGGCTATATCAAGGTTGGCCAGCAGGCGACCACGCTGTCAGGCGGCGAGGCCCAGCGGGTGAAACTGTCCAAGGAACTGGCCAAACGCTCGACCGGACGCACACTCTATATTCTGGACGAACCCACCACGGGGTTGCATTTCGAGGATGTGCGCAAGCTGCTGGAAGTGCTGCACGAACTGGTCGATCAGGGCAACACGGTGGTGGTGATCGAACACAATCTGGATGTGGTGAAAACCGCCGACTGGATCATCGACATCGGCCCTGAGGGCGGGGACGGGGGCGGCGAGATTGTCGCCGTTGGCACGCCCGAGGACGTGGCACAGGTTGAACACAGCTATACCGGCCAGTATCTGAAGGGGATGCTGGAATAA
- a CDS encoding vWA domain-containing protein, producing the protein MLKHIFAALLCLLPIFAQAQENPRAILVLDASGSMWGQIDGKAKITIAQDVIGKLLATLPEDQELGLTVYGHRRKGDCSDIETVIQPGTGTRDAIAAAVNAIKPKGKTPLSAAVIQAAEALKYTEEKATVILVSDGRETCELNPCEVGRKLEEAGIDFTAHVIGFDISNPQDKAELQCLAEETGGTFRTASNAAELADALQVAAEPEPVGVGFAVLEKGSDKPIQNPLIWTLTYEGQTLIDTLPHENSFGMEFLPGNGHVEVMRPEDEAFAELDFTVADKAQKVYLELSKLLPQASIDAPSEAPAGSEITVNWGGPDKSSDVIALANPQDSAAEGVANVNLYFYVDQSANHTEQMRLPTTPGIYELRYQTSTGNGDILARKTIKVTEFAFDISAPDKVSVGTKFDLEWKSPTNKGYTISLAKPDDSSNDHIAYLYADQYPDTKATMTAPTKPGTYELRLQDALGHGNILARHTIAVSEVEASLIAPDTVEVGETFKVVWDGPNKQISGGGDYIAISETGSKANSEITYAYTKDSENNTVEIIAPVHPDTYEVRYVLNGNSNRVLAQQKLVVTPVTATVGFEGPAEAGGTLDVSWTGPDRQISGGGDYIALSKPGSKGNEEITYAYTKDSEGNVVALEVPTTPGTYEIRYILNGRDKIILASKDVQVVPVSATLEFASPAPAGGKLAVTWSGPGGDDYLAIAQPGMKVSEEVTYAYVRDSDGNTLDIDIPTTPGTYELRYIQKGNEKKILVVRELLVQPVSASLEFSSPAPAGSKLAVTWSGPGGDDYLAIAQPGMKVSEEVTYAYVRDSDGNVLELDIPTTPGTYEVRYIQKGNERKILATEQLVVEPVKATLEFASPAPAGGKLLVTWDGPGDDDYIAIALATMGVGDEVTYVYLRNSDANTIEIDIPAAPGPYELRYVQKGNERKILAAVPLNVVPMTASLQAGETAARGDTVQVTWEGPAHRRDTIIIAKPGSDSAEAFASVAGGSPATLYAPMVAGDYEIRYIYGPLNKVLATIPLKVE; encoded by the coding sequence ATGCTCAAGCATATTTTCGCCGCCCTTCTTTGCCTTCTTCCCATTTTCGCCCAGGCACAGGAAAATCCCCGCGCCATTCTGGTGCTGGATGCCTCTGGGTCCATGTGGGGGCAAATCGACGGCAAGGCGAAAATCACCATTGCGCAGGATGTGATCGGAAAATTGCTGGCCACCTTGCCCGAGGATCAGGAACTGGGGCTGACGGTTTACGGCCACCGCCGCAAAGGCGATTGCAGCGATATCGAAACCGTGATCCAGCCCGGCACCGGCACGCGCGACGCGATTGCCGCAGCCGTGAACGCGATCAAGCCCAAGGGCAAAACACCCCTGTCCGCCGCTGTTATTCAGGCCGCCGAAGCCTTGAAATATACCGAGGAAAAGGCCACCGTCATTCTGGTATCGGATGGCCGTGAAACCTGCGAATTGAACCCCTGCGAAGTGGGTCGCAAGCTGGAAGAAGCCGGCATTGATTTCACCGCACATGTGATTGGCTTCGACATTTCCAACCCGCAGGACAAGGCCGAATTGCAATGCCTTGCCGAAGAAACCGGCGGCACCTTTCGCACCGCCAGCAACGCGGCCGAACTGGCCGATGCGTTGCAGGTTGCGGCCGAACCCGAGCCGGTCGGTGTCGGTTTCGCGGTTCTGGAAAAGGGCAGCGACAAACCAATTCAGAATCCGCTGATCTGGACCCTGACCTATGAGGGTCAAACCCTTATCGACACACTACCGCATGAAAACTCATTCGGCATGGAATTCCTGCCCGGCAATGGCCATGTCGAGGTCATGCGCCCCGAGGACGAAGCCTTTGCAGAACTGGATTTCACCGTCGCGGACAAGGCCCAGAAGGTCTATCTGGAATTGTCCAAACTGCTGCCCCAAGCCTCGATTGACGCCCCAAGCGAGGCCCCGGCCGGTAGCGAGATCACCGTGAACTGGGGCGGCCCCGATAAAAGCAGCGATGTGATTGCGCTGGCCAATCCACAGGATAGTGCGGCTGAAGGTGTCGCAAACGTGAACCTCTATTTCTATGTCGACCAGAGCGCCAACCACACCGAACAGATGCGCCTTCCGACCACGCCGGGTATTTACGAACTGCGCTATCAAACCTCGACAGGGAATGGCGATATTCTGGCCCGCAAGACGATCAAGGTAACCGAGTTTGCCTTTGACATCAGCGCGCCCGACAAAGTGTCGGTTGGCACCAAATTTGATTTGGAATGGAAATCGCCCACCAACAAGGGTTATACTATTTCACTGGCCAAACCGGATGACAGTTCGAACGATCACATCGCCTATCTCTATGCCGATCAATACCCCGACACCAAGGCGACAATGACCGCCCCCACCAAACCGGGCACCTATGAGCTGCGGCTTCAGGATGCCCTTGGGCATGGCAATATCCTTGCGCGCCATACCATCGCGGTCAGCGAAGTCGAAGCCAGTCTGATTGCCCCCGATACGGTCGAAGTGGGTGAAACATTCAAGGTGGTCTGGGATGGCCCGAACAAGCAAATCAGCGGCGGCGGGGATTACATCGCCATTTCCGAAACCGGCAGCAAGGCCAATTCGGAAATCACCTATGCCTATACAAAAGACAGCGAAAACAACACGGTCGAAATAATCGCGCCGGTCCACCCCGACACCTACGAAGTGCGCTATGTGCTGAACGGTAATAGCAACAGGGTTCTGGCCCAGCAGAAACTGGTGGTGACACCTGTTACGGCCACCGTCGGTTTTGAAGGCCCCGCCGAGGCGGGCGGTACGCTGGATGTGTCATGGACCGGCCCCGACAGGCAGATCAGTGGCGGCGGCGACTATATTGCCCTGTCCAAACCGGGCAGCAAGGGGAACGAGGAAATCACCTATGCCTATACCAAGGACAGCGAAGGCAATGTTGTGGCGCTCGAGGTGCCAACAACACCGGGCACCTATGAAATCCGTTATATTTTGAACGGCCGCGATAAAATCATTCTGGCCTCCAAAGACGTGCAAGTTGTGCCGGTCAGCGCCACTCTGGAATTTGCCAGCCCCGCCCCTGCCGGCGGCAAGCTGGCGGTCACATGGAGTGGACCCGGTGGCGACGATTACCTTGCCATCGCCCAACCCGGTATGAAGGTGAGCGAGGAAGTCACCTATGCCTATGTCCGAGACAGCGACGGGAATACTTTGGACATCGACATCCCCACAACCCCCGGCACCTACGAGTTGCGCTATATCCAGAAGGGAAACGAGAAGAAAATCCTTGTGGTTCGGGAACTGCTGGTCCAGCCGGTCAGCGCCTCGCTTGAATTCTCCAGCCCCGCCCCTGCCGGTAGCAAGCTGGCGGTCACATGGAGTGGACCCGGTGGCGACGATTACCTTGCCATCGCCCAACCCGGTATGAAGGTGAGCGAGGAAGTCACCTATGCCTATGTCCGAGACAGCGACGGTAATGTGCTTGAATTGGACATCCCCACAACGCCCGGCACCTATGAAGTGCGCTATATCCAGAAAGGCAATGAACGTAAAATCCTTGCCACTGAGCAGTTGGTGGTCGAACCCGTCAAGGCCACACTGGAATTCGCCAGCCCCGCCCCTGCCGGTGGCAAGTTGCTGGTGACATGGGATGGTCCGGGGGACGATGATTATATCGCAATCGCACTTGCGACGATGGGTGTGGGCGATGAGGTAACCTATGTCTATCTTAGAAACAGTGACGCCAATACGATTGAAATCGACATCCCAGCGGCCCCCGGCCCCTATGAGCTGCGCTATGTCCAGAAGGGGAACGAACGTAAAATCCTTGCGGCTGTGCCCTTGAATGTGGTGCCGATGACTGCCAGCCTTCAGGCAGGTGAAACCGCGGCGCGGGGTGATACGGTTCAGGTCACATGGGAAGGTCCGGCCCATCGCCGCGATACCATCATCATCGCCAAACCCGGGTCCGACAGTGCCGAGGCCTTTGCCAGTGTTGCCGGTGGATCACCTGCCACGCTTTATGCACCGATGGTCGCAGGGGATTACGAGATCCGCTATATCTATGGCCCGCTGAACAAAGTGCTGGCTACCATCCCGCTGAAGGTGGAGTAG
- a CDS encoding YgaP family membrane protein encodes MLKKNIGNLDRIIRFVVGAALLIAYFVMDNASPWLLIGIIPLATSLMSSCPAYTLLGLNTCPMKDKSES; translated from the coding sequence ATGCTTAAGAAAAATATCGGCAATCTTGACCGCATCATTCGCTTTGTCGTCGGGGCCGCACTGCTCATCGCCTATTTCGTCATGGATAACGCAAGCCCGTGGCTGCTGATCGGGATCATCCCGCTGGCCACCAGCCTGATGTCCAGTTGCCCGGCCTATACACTGCTGGGCCTGAACACCTGCCCGATGAAAGACAAAAGCGAAAGCTGA